Proteins from one Ornithobacterium rhinotracheale genomic window:
- the ccoN gene encoding cytochrome-c oxidase, cbb3-type subunit I, producing MQMQTFYYDNKIVKYFVYATIFWGVLAFILGLTVATLLFFPTLPEYLFGTDDPEISFSLFGNTIFDLSGTQGFLGYGRLRMLHTSAAIFAFVGNGFFAGAYYSMQRLLKTRMASDVVSWINFWGWQLVIVICVITFFLGFNTSKEYAEHEWPLDILIALVWVLFGVHMFMTIAKRRVKHMYVAIWFYIATWIGVAMLHIFNNLEVPVNWNVLQPKSYSLYAGVQDALVQWWYGHNAVAFFLTTPVLGLMYYFLPKAANRPVFSYKLSIIHFWSLIFVYLWAGPHHLIYTALPGWAQALGTGFSIMLIAPSWGGMLNGLLTLRGAWDKVREDPILKFFVVAVTCYGMATFEGPMLATKTLNSIGHFTDWVIAHVHVGTLGWNGFMMFGMIYYIIPRIFNTKLASRSLANAHFWLGTLGIILYAIPMYMAGWTQALMWKDFNPSGTLVYSNFLQTVTEIFPYYVLRAVGGTLYLTGSILLVINIAKTVRAGRFTANEEAQAPALAKLSGDRQKGEAVHPWLERKPLLFAVLSFVAVAIGGAVEIIPTLVVKSNIPTISSVKPYTPLEVEGRDIYIREGCNACHSQMIRPFRDEVKRYGEYSKPGEFVYDHPFLWGSKRTGPDLQREGGKRTDSWHFKHMWNPRQTSDGSIMPRYPWIINNKLDRSLTMDKLNALAILGVPYTEELIDPEKVYAQMDQQAVAIQEKIFEEAPDLKDALTEQQEREGDNFVPLKDREITALIAYLQRLGTDIKNEETETASNN from the coding sequence ATGCAAATGCAAACTTTTTATTACGACAACAAAATTGTGAAGTACTTCGTGTACGCTACAATATTTTGGGGAGTTCTTGCTTTCATCTTAGGACTTACGGTAGCAACGCTATTGTTTTTTCCTACATTACCCGAATACCTATTCGGTACAGATGATCCAGAGATAAGTTTTTCTCTATTTGGGAATACTATTTTTGATTTATCTGGCACGCAAGGATTTTTAGGATATGGAAGATTGAGAATGCTTCACACTTCTGCCGCAATTTTTGCCTTTGTGGGCAACGGCTTTTTTGCCGGCGCATATTACTCAATGCAACGATTACTAAAAACCCGCATGGCTAGCGATGTTGTGAGCTGGATTAATTTCTGGGGATGGCAATTGGTAATTGTAATTTGTGTAATTACTTTCTTCTTAGGATTCAACACTTCTAAAGAATACGCAGAGCATGAATGGCCTCTCGATATCTTAATCGCCTTGGTTTGGGTATTATTTGGAGTGCATATGTTCATGACCATTGCCAAAAGAAGAGTAAAACATATGTATGTAGCCATTTGGTTCTACATCGCCACTTGGATTGGGGTTGCAATGCTTCACATCTTCAACAACTTAGAAGTCCCTGTAAACTGGAACGTATTACAGCCAAAAAGTTATTCACTATACGCAGGAGTACAAGATGCCTTGGTACAATGGTGGTACGGGCACAATGCAGTAGCTTTCTTCCTTACTACACCTGTACTTGGCTTAATGTATTATTTCCTACCAAAGGCGGCTAATCGCCCTGTATTCTCATACAAATTATCAATCATCCACTTTTGGTCTTTGATTTTTGTTTATTTATGGGCTGGTCCTCACCACTTAATCTACACCGCCTTGCCTGGATGGGCTCAAGCCTTAGGTACTGGTTTTTCAATCATGCTTATAGCTCCATCATGGGGAGGAATGTTAAACGGACTATTAACATTGAGAGGTGCTTGGGACAAAGTAAGAGAAGATCCTATTTTGAAATTCTTCGTAGTTGCTGTTACATGTTATGGTATGGCAACTTTTGAAGGACCAATGCTTGCGACCAAAACGCTGAATAGCATCGGGCACTTTACCGATTGGGTTATCGCACACGTACATGTAGGAACTCTCGGGTGGAACGGATTTATGATGTTTGGTATGATTTACTACATCATTCCAAGAATATTTAATACTAAATTAGCTTCTAGAAGTTTAGCAAACGCCCACTTCTGGCTTGGAACATTAGGTATCATTCTTTATGCAATTCCAATGTACATGGCTGGATGGACTCAAGCCTTGATGTGGAAAGACTTTAACCCATCAGGAACTCTAGTTTATTCAAATTTCTTACAGACTGTAACAGAAATATTTCCTTACTATGTGCTTAGAGCCGTAGGAGGAACTTTATACTTGACTGGTTCAATCCTACTTGTTATCAATATCGCCAAAACAGTGCGTGCAGGTAGATTCACTGCCAACGAAGAAGCTCAAGCCCCTGCTTTGGCAAAACTATCTGGCGACAGACAAAAAGGAGAAGCCGTTCACCCTTGGCTAGAAAGAAAACCACTATTATTTGCTGTTTTATCATTTGTAGCCGTTGCAATTGGTGGTGCAGTTGAGATTATCCCAACTTTGGTGGTAAAATCAAACATTCCTACGATTAGCAGCGTAAAACCTTACACTCCACTTGAAGTGGAAGGCCGTGACATCTATATCCGAGAAGGATGTAATGCGTGTCACTCTCAAATGATCAGACCATTTAGAGATGAGGTGAAACGCTATGGTGAATACTCAAAACCAGGTGAATTTGTTTATGACCACCCATTCTTATGGGGTTCTAAAAGAACTGGACCAGATTTACAGAGAGAAGGTGGAAAAAGAACTGATTCTTGGCACTTCAAACACATGTGGAACCCTAGACAGACCTCGGATGGGTCTATTATGCCACGATACCCTTGGATTATCAATAATAAGCTAGATAGAAGCTTAACAATGGATAAATTAAACGCTTTGGCTATTTTAGGTGTTCCTTACACCGAAGAGTTGATTGATCCAGAAAAAGTTTATGCGCAAATGGATCAACAAGCTGTAGCTATTCAAGAAAAAATCTTTGAAGAAGCTCCAGATTTAAAGGATGCTCTTACTGAACAACAGGAGCGTGAGGGAGATAATTTTGTACCATTGAAAGACAGAGAAATCACAGCTCTAATTGCTTATTTGCAAAGGCTAGGTACAGACATAAAAAATGAAGAAACTGAAACTGCAAGCAATAACTAA
- the ccoS gene encoding cbb3-type cytochrome oxidase assembly protein CcoS, with translation MGIVFLMVLVSVSLAFIFLIVFIIGVKKGQFDEGEAPATRILKEDKKTKKEDI, from the coding sequence ATGGGAATTGTATTTCTGATGGTTTTAGTGAGCGTGTCTCTAGCCTTTATTTTTCTGATTGTATTTATAATCGGGGTAAAAAAAGGACAATTTGATGAGGGGGAAGCTCCTGCCACGAGAATTTTAAAAGAGGATAAAAAAACAAAAAAAGAGGATATATAA
- a CDS encoding glutamine--tRNA ligase/YqeY domain fusion protein, translating to MSKEYNAANFIEQIINGDLSKGLPESELRFRFPPEPNGYLHIGHAKAICLNFGLGEKYNAPVNLRFDDTNPEAEEQEFVDSIQKDVEWLGFKWDKICFTSDYFDQLYDWAIEMIKQGKAYVDDQSSEEIVAQRKTPFEIGEESPYRNRSVEENLRLFEEMKNGEVPDGSRVLRAKIDMAAPNMNMRDPVMYRMLNRPHHRTGDKWKIYPMYDWAHGESDYIERISHSLCSLEFENHRPLYDWYVDQVHEDGTLKPKQREFARGNVSYMITSKRKLKKLVEEKHVSGWDDPRMPTISGLRRRGFTPTSLKTFWEKAGIAKRDNVIDVSLLEHAVRDELNATAPRVFAVLDPIKLVIENYPEGKVENLKVENNPEDESAGFREVPFTRELYIEREDFMEDAPKKFFRLSIGKEVRLKGAYIIKGTRVEKDADGNITTIYATYDEDSKSGSGTEASMRRVKGTLHWVSAEQNLPIEVRLYDRLFSVEAPDADKEVDFLEHLNPDSLKVIQAYAEPSLKDAKPEDRFQFQRLGYFVADMKDFGNGNYVFNRTVPLRDTWAKSK from the coding sequence ATGAGCAAAGAATACAATGCAGCGAATTTTATAGAGCAAATCATTAATGGAGATTTGTCTAAAGGATTGCCTGAAAGCGAATTGAGATTTCGTTTCCCGCCAGAGCCAAATGGCTATTTACACATTGGCCATGCTAAGGCTATTTGTTTAAACTTCGGATTAGGTGAAAAATATAATGCACCTGTGAATTTAAGATTTGATGATACCAATCCAGAAGCAGAGGAGCAAGAATTTGTGGATTCCATTCAAAAAGATGTCGAATGGCTAGGATTTAAGTGGGATAAAATTTGTTTTACATCGGATTATTTCGACCAATTGTATGATTGGGCAATTGAAATGATTAAACAAGGAAAAGCCTATGTAGACGACCAAAGCTCTGAAGAAATCGTTGCACAGCGTAAAACGCCGTTTGAAATAGGGGAGGAAAGCCCATATAGAAACAGGAGTGTGGAGGAAAACCTTCGCTTGTTTGAAGAAATGAAAAATGGCGAAGTGCCAGATGGTTCACGCGTGTTGCGCGCCAAAATCGATATGGCGGCACCTAATATGAATATGCGCGACCCTGTGATGTATCGTATGCTAAACCGCCCTCACCACCGCACGGGAGATAAATGGAAAATTTATCCTATGTACGACTGGGCACATGGTGAGAGCGATTACATCGAGCGAATTTCTCACTCATTATGTTCGCTTGAGTTTGAAAACCACCGCCCATTGTATGATTGGTATGTAGACCAAGTGCACGAAGACGGTACTCTAAAACCAAAACAAAGAGAATTTGCGCGTGGTAACGTAAGCTATATGATTACCAGCAAGCGAAAACTTAAAAAATTAGTAGAAGAGAAACATGTTTCTGGTTGGGATGATCCGCGTATGCCTACTATTTCAGGATTGAGACGCCGTGGTTTTACCCCTACATCGCTTAAAACTTTTTGGGAAAAAGCGGGAATTGCCAAGCGCGATAATGTCATCGATGTTTCGCTTTTGGAGCATGCCGTGCGAGATGAGCTCAACGCTACTGCACCGCGTGTTTTTGCTGTTTTAGACCCTATAAAATTAGTTATAGAAAACTACCCAGAAGGAAAAGTTGAAAACTTAAAAGTTGAAAACAACCCAGAAGATGAATCTGCAGGATTCCGTGAAGTGCCATTTACACGCGAATTGTATATCGAGCGAGAAGACTTTATGGAAGATGCGCCTAAGAAATTCTTCCGTCTTTCAATTGGGAAAGAAGTAAGGTTAAAAGGAGCATACATCATTAAAGGTACACGCGTGGAAAAAGATGCTGATGGAAATATCACTACAATTTATGCTACTTATGACGAAGATAGCAAAAGTGGAAGTGGTACCGAGGCTAGCATGCGCCGAGTAAAAGGAACTTTGCATTGGGTGTCTGCCGAGCAAAATTTGCCTATCGAAGTAAGATTATATGATAGATTGTTTAGCGTAGAAGCGCCAGATGCTGACAAAGAAGTGGATTTCTTGGAACATTTAAATCCAGATTCTTTAAAAGTGATTCAAGCCTATGCAGAGCCTTCATTAAAAGATGCAAAACCAGAAGATCGCTTTCAATTCCAGCGTTTAGGCTATTTTGTAGCCGATATGAAGGATTTTGGTAATGGTAACTATGTGTTCAATCGCACTGTGCCGTTACGCGATACTTGGGCAAAAAGTAAATAA
- a CDS encoding DUF6952 family protein — MRLPLIKHINSFVEENDQDFVLETIETLENLIECDNLKDEELDVIGELLSNFYGAIEVNKMIKEGKSQRDALNAFMKRVTGSIDK; from the coding sequence ATGAGGTTACCGCTAATTAAACACATCAATAGTTTTGTAGAAGAGAACGACCAAGATTTCGTTCTTGAAACTATCGAAACTTTAGAAAACTTAATCGAATGCGATAATTTGAAAGACGAGGAGCTAGATGTAATCGGTGAATTGCTTTCAAACTTCTATGGTGCTATCGAAGTAAATAAGATGATCAAAGAAGGAAAATCGCAACGAGATGCCTTGAACGCTTTTATGAAACGCGTGACAGGATCGATTGATAAATAA
- a CDS encoding thioredoxin family protein — translation MKELEQDNLQEILANNELVLVQYGAGWCGNCKIMKPKFKKFASEHTETPFYYVDAEKFPESRKLAKVDNLPTFVAFKNGEVAQQIQTNKGEVLKQMIDEVTAN, via the coding sequence ATGAAAGAATTAGAACAAGATAACTTACAAGAAATTTTAGCCAACAACGAATTGGTATTGGTTCAATATGGGGCTGGATGGTGCGGAAACTGCAAAATTATGAAACCAAAATTCAAAAAATTTGCAAGCGAGCACACAGAAACTCCTTTCTACTATGTAGATGCTGAAAAATTTCCAGAATCAAGAAAATTAGCCAAAGTAGATAATTTACCTACTTTCGTAGCTTTCAAAAATGGAGAAGTTGCACAACAAATCCAAACCAACAAAGGTGAAGTTTTAAAACAAATGATCGATGAGGTTACCGCTAATTAA
- a CDS encoding peroxiredoxin — protein sequence MSYVGKKFPNIAVNAMNEMGDTFKLNIFEKASKENKKVLLFWYPKDFTFVCPTELHAFQEAIAEFEKRNTIIVGASCDTPEVHFAWLNTPKDNGGIEGVTYDILADSNRNLSNALDILDSSEAEYCDETGCYLVEGDSVTYRATYLIDEEGKVFHESINDMPLGRNVAEYLRMIDAYTHVQKYGEVCPANWEEGKEAMSANRDGVADYLKSH from the coding sequence ATGTCTTACGTAGGAAAAAAATTCCCAAACATCGCAGTAAACGCCATGAACGAAATGGGCGACACTTTCAAATTAAACATATTTGAAAAAGCAAGTAAAGAAAATAAAAAAGTACTGCTTTTCTGGTACCCAAAAGACTTTACTTTCGTTTGCCCAACAGAACTTCACGCTTTCCAAGAGGCCATTGCAGAGTTTGAAAAAAGAAATACTATCATTGTAGGGGCTTCTTGCGACACACCAGAAGTTCACTTTGCATGGCTAAACACTCCAAAAGATAACGGAGGTATCGAAGGTGTAACTTACGACATCCTTGCAGATAGCAACAGAAACCTTTCAAACGCTTTGGATATTTTGGACTCTAGCGAGGCTGAATACTGTGATGAAACTGGATGCTACTTAGTAGAAGGTGATAGCGTAACTTATCGTGCTACTTACTTGATCGATGAAGAAGGAAAAGTATTCCACGAATCTATCAACGATATGCCTCTAGGTAGAAATGTTGCAGAATATCTAAGAATGATCGACGCTTACACTCACGTACAAAAATACGGAGAAGTGTGTCCGGCAAACTGGGAAGAAGGTAAAGAAGCTATGAGCGCAAACCGCGATGGTGTAGCTGATTACTTAAAATCTCACTAA
- the ruvA gene encoding Holliday junction branch migration protein RuvA, whose protein sequence is MITQLRGRLVEKEINYVVIDCHGVGYYVNISQATFNDLPSDENVLLYTHFLVREDVHSLYGFSTKSERSVFEFLISVSGVGPASAIVMLSTLSVGDIYSAIANDQPDVLQSVKGIGAKTAQRIILDLKNKIKKQVVETQKIENKGTSKIKIEAISALEVLGIPKKTAEPIIVQLLKDNPALSLEDLIKQTLKKK, encoded by the coding sequence ATGATTACCCAACTCAGAGGCAGATTAGTAGAAAAGGAAATTAACTATGTTGTGATAGATTGCCATGGCGTGGGCTATTATGTAAACATTAGTCAAGCAACTTTTAACGATTTGCCGAGCGATGAAAATGTATTGCTCTACACTCACTTTTTGGTGAGGGAGGATGTACATAGCCTTTATGGCTTTAGTACTAAATCAGAACGTTCTGTATTTGAGTTTTTAATCTCGGTCAGTGGTGTGGGGCCAGCCTCTGCCATTGTTATGCTCTCTACTCTTTCGGTGGGAGATATTTATTCAGCGATAGCCAACGATCAGCCAGATGTTTTGCAATCTGTAAAAGGTATCGGGGCCAAAACGGCGCAACGCATAATTCTAGATTTAAAGAATAAGATTAAAAAACAAGTAGTAGAAACGCAAAAAATAGAAAATAAAGGTACTAGTAAAATTAAAATTGAAGCAATTTCTGCATTGGAAGTTTTAGGAATTCCTAAAAAAACAGCGGAGCCAATTATTGTTCAATTATTGAAAGATAATCCTGCATTAAGTCTGGAAGATTTAATCAAACAAACCTTGAAAAAGAAATAA